A single window of Danio rerio strain Tuebingen ecotype United States chromosome 15, GRCz12tu, whole genome shotgun sequence DNA harbors:
- the mindy4b gene encoding inactive ubiquitin carboxyl-terminal hydrolase MINDY-4B isoform X10 yields the protein MSPELAVSLRTVLFGNTFHIFNYEWKKSFFKFREPFSEMAYALETERGGACAVQMVVQAHIIKYLLFNRSAESDCTIQSMMTVGEMEQRKALAAALTDILWAAGEEETVTVCLVTSERCFTPHLNYKLDSFTERLQLFTFKKKEEARAFIYEHIQCFREEGSHGIILFLYSLIFSRTIDRIQTDLDCTTTQLLHLRFGNFVCRQALINLLLTGRATPHVFNGTSHCKEQDKPLYGVLTRSNVGYLLWNRDQVNHAQLPLVGSMLKTPKLPIWVCNINGTYSVLFGTNCSLLSDWKMEHLFLLYFYNGQPTQLNTTTLSIDTHSHHWEADSNDSQGDPEKKFPSLEMTIRTKWEGAVIDWNGTVPFF from the exons ATGTCACCAGAGCTGGCGGTG AGTTTAAGAACTGTTTTGTTTGGGAACACCTTCCACATATTCAACTATGAGTGGAAGAAATCATTTTTCAAGTTCCGGGAGCCTTTCTCTGAGATGGCGTATGCTCTGGAAACTGAGAGG GGAGGAGCGTGTGCTGTTCAGATGGTGGTTCAGGCTCATATTATTAAATACTTGCTCTTCAATCGGTCAGCAGAATCAGACTGTACAATTCAGAG TATGATGACTGTAGGAGAGATGGAGCAGAGGAAGGCACTGGCCGCTGCTCTGACTGATATCTTGTGGGCCGCTGGTGAGGAGGAGACAGTCACCGTGTGTTTGGTGACGTCAGAGCGCTGCTTCACGCCACACCTCAACTACAAACTGGACAGCTTCACTGAGAGA TTGCAGCTTTTCACCTTTAAGAAGAAAGAAGAAGCTAGAGCATTCATATATGAGCATATCCAATGT TTCAGGGAAGAAGGAAGCCATGGAATCATACTCTTTCTTTATAGTCTTATCTTCTCCAGGACAATCGACAG GATACAGACAGACTTGGATTGTACCACTACACAACTTTTGCATCTTCGCTTTGGGAATTTTGTTTGTCGACAG GCTTTAATTAACCTGCTGTTGACGGGCCGTGCGACTCCTCATGTCTTCAATGGTACATCCCATTGCAAAGAGCAAGACAAACCTCTCTATGGTGTTCTGACCCGCAGCAATGTCGGATATCTGCTCTGGAACAGGGATCAAGTCAACCACGCACAGCTCCCACTG GTGGGCAGCATGCTGAAAACCCCCAAGCTGCCTATCTGGGTGTGCAACATCAATGGCACCTACAGTGTTTTGTTCGGCACAAACTGTTCACTGCTGTCTGACTGGAAGATGGAGCATCTTTTCCTGCTGTATTTCTACAATGGCCAACCGACTCAGCTCAACACAACAACACTCTCTATAG ATACACATTCCCATCACTGGGAGGCTGACAGTAATGACAGTCAGGGAGACCCAGAGAAAAAGTTCCCATCTCTGGAGATGACCATCCGGACCAAGTGGGAAGGTGCTGTCATTGACTGGAATGGGACGGTGCCTTTTTTCTGA
- the mindy4b gene encoding inactive ubiquitin carboxyl-terminal hydrolase MINDY-4B isoform X7 yields MATDKMDANGELDEILQRVADLQKWRDVFDSRGLELQQGCVKRPSEKKSDEDGEDSSHPASRPPSTSAQSHQFTAPYSIPQALAVSASLGGQAMSPELAVSLRTVLFGNTFHIFNYEWKKSFFKFREPFSEMAYALETERGGACAVQMVVQAHIIKYLLFNRSAESDCTIQSMMTVGEMEQRKALAAALTDILWAAGEEETVTVCLVTSERCFTPHLNYKLDSFTERLQLFTFKKKEEARAFIYEHIQCFREEGSHGIILFLYSLIFSRTIDRIQTDLDCTTTQLLHLRFGNFVCRQALINLLLTGRATPHVFNGTSHCKEQDKPLYGVLTRSNVGYLLWNRDQVNHAQLPLVGSMLKTPKLPIWVCNINGTYSVLFGTNCSLLSDWKMEHLFLLYFYNGQPTQLNTTTLSIDTHSHHWEADSNDSQGDPEKKFPSLEMTIRTKWEGAVIDWNGTVPFF; encoded by the exons AGACCAAGTGAAAAGAAGTCTGATGAGGACGGCGAAGACTCTTCTCATCCGGCATCTCGTCCGCCTTCGACCTCTGCGCAGAGTCATCAGTTTACAGCACCCTACTCCATTCCTCAAGCCCTCGCAGTGTCTGCTAGTCTGGGTGGGCAAGCGATGTCACCAGAGCTGGCGGTG AGTTTAAGAACTGTTTTGTTTGGGAACACCTTCCACATATTCAACTATGAGTGGAAGAAATCATTTTTCAAGTTCCGGGAGCCTTTCTCTGAGATGGCGTATGCTCTGGAAACTGAGAGG GGAGGAGCGTGTGCTGTTCAGATGGTGGTTCAGGCTCATATTATTAAATACTTGCTCTTCAATCGGTCAGCAGAATCAGACTGTACAATTCAGAG TATGATGACTGTAGGAGAGATGGAGCAGAGGAAGGCACTGGCCGCTGCTCTGACTGATATCTTGTGGGCCGCTGGTGAGGAGGAGACAGTCACCGTGTGTTTGGTGACGTCAGAGCGCTGCTTCACGCCACACCTCAACTACAAACTGGACAGCTTCACTGAGAGA TTGCAGCTTTTCACCTTTAAGAAGAAAGAAGAAGCTAGAGCATTCATATATGAGCATATCCAATGT TTCAGGGAAGAAGGAAGCCATGGAATCATACTCTTTCTTTATAGTCTTATCTTCTCCAGGACAATCGACAG GATACAGACAGACTTGGATTGTACCACTACACAACTTTTGCATCTTCGCTTTGGGAATTTTGTTTGTCGACAG GCTTTAATTAACCTGCTGTTGACGGGCCGTGCGACTCCTCATGTCTTCAATGGTACATCCCATTGCAAAGAGCAAGACAAACCTCTCTATGGTGTTCTGACCCGCAGCAATGTCGGATATCTGCTCTGGAACAGGGATCAAGTCAACCACGCACAGCTCCCACTG GTGGGCAGCATGCTGAAAACCCCCAAGCTGCCTATCTGGGTGTGCAACATCAATGGCACCTACAGTGTTTTGTTCGGCACAAACTGTTCACTGCTGTCTGACTGGAAGATGGAGCATCTTTTCCTGCTGTATTTCTACAATGGCCAACCGACTCAGCTCAACACAACAACACTCTCTATAG ATACACATTCCCATCACTGGGAGGCTGACAGTAATGACAGTCAGGGAGACCCAGAGAAAAAGTTCCCATCTCTGGAGATGACCATCCGGACCAAGTGGGAAGGTGCTGTCATTGACTGGAATGGGACGGTGCCTTTTTTCTGA
- the mindy4b gene encoding inactive ubiquitin carboxyl-terminal hydrolase MINDY-4B isoform X8, with protein MDANGELDEILQRVADLQKWRDVFDSRGLELQQGCVKRPSEKKSDEDGEDSSHPASRPPSTSAQSHQFTAPYSIPQALAVSASLGGQAMSPELAVSLRTVLFGNTFHIFNYEWKKSFFKFREPFSEMAYALETERGGACAVQMVVQAHIIKYLLFNRSAESDCTIQSMMTVGEMEQRKALAAALTDILWAAGEEETVTVCLVTSERCFTPHLNYKLDSFTERLQLFTFKKKEEARAFIYEHIQCFREEGSHGIILFLYSLIFSRTIDRIQTDLDCTTTQLLHLRFGNFVCRQALINLLLTGRATPHVFNGTSHCKEQDKPLYGVLTRSNVGYLLWNRDQVNHAQLPLVGSMLKTPKLPIWVCNINGTYSVLFGTNCSLLSDWKMEHLFLLYFYNGQPTQLNTTTLSIDTHSHHWEADSNDSQGDPEKKFPSLEMTIRTKWEGAVIDWNGTVPFF; from the exons AGACCAAGTGAAAAGAAGTCTGATGAGGACGGCGAAGACTCTTCTCATCCGGCATCTCGTCCGCCTTCGACCTCTGCGCAGAGTCATCAGTTTACAGCACCCTACTCCATTCCTCAAGCCCTCGCAGTGTCTGCTAGTCTGGGTGGGCAAGCGATGTCACCAGAGCTGGCGGTG AGTTTAAGAACTGTTTTGTTTGGGAACACCTTCCACATATTCAACTATGAGTGGAAGAAATCATTTTTCAAGTTCCGGGAGCCTTTCTCTGAGATGGCGTATGCTCTGGAAACTGAGAGG GGAGGAGCGTGTGCTGTTCAGATGGTGGTTCAGGCTCATATTATTAAATACTTGCTCTTCAATCGGTCAGCAGAATCAGACTGTACAATTCAGAG TATGATGACTGTAGGAGAGATGGAGCAGAGGAAGGCACTGGCCGCTGCTCTGACTGATATCTTGTGGGCCGCTGGTGAGGAGGAGACAGTCACCGTGTGTTTGGTGACGTCAGAGCGCTGCTTCACGCCACACCTCAACTACAAACTGGACAGCTTCACTGAGAGA TTGCAGCTTTTCACCTTTAAGAAGAAAGAAGAAGCTAGAGCATTCATATATGAGCATATCCAATGT TTCAGGGAAGAAGGAAGCCATGGAATCATACTCTTTCTTTATAGTCTTATCTTCTCCAGGACAATCGACAG GATACAGACAGACTTGGATTGTACCACTACACAACTTTTGCATCTTCGCTTTGGGAATTTTGTTTGTCGACAG GCTTTAATTAACCTGCTGTTGACGGGCCGTGCGACTCCTCATGTCTTCAATGGTACATCCCATTGCAAAGAGCAAGACAAACCTCTCTATGGTGTTCTGACCCGCAGCAATGTCGGATATCTGCTCTGGAACAGGGATCAAGTCAACCACGCACAGCTCCCACTG GTGGGCAGCATGCTGAAAACCCCCAAGCTGCCTATCTGGGTGTGCAACATCAATGGCACCTACAGTGTTTTGTTCGGCACAAACTGTTCACTGCTGTCTGACTGGAAGATGGAGCATCTTTTCCTGCTGTATTTCTACAATGGCCAACCGACTCAGCTCAACACAACAACACTCTCTATAG ATACACATTCCCATCACTGGGAGGCTGACAGTAATGACAGTCAGGGAGACCCAGAGAAAAAGTTCCCATCTCTGGAGATGACCATCCGGACCAAGTGGGAAGGTGCTGTCATTGACTGGAATGGGACGGTGCCTTTTTTCTGA
- the mindy4b gene encoding inactive ubiquitin carboxyl-terminal hydrolase MINDY-4B isoform X6, producing the protein MDANGELDEILQRVADLQKWRDVFDSRGYALFSLFLRLELQQGCVKRPSEKKSDEDGEDSSHPASRPPSTSAQSHQFTAPYSIPQALAVSASLGGQAMSPELAVSLRTVLFGNTFHIFNYEWKKSFFKFREPFSEMAYALETERGGACAVQMVVQAHIIKYLLFNRSAESDCTIQSMMTVGEMEQRKALAAALTDILWAAGEEETVTVCLVTSERCFTPHLNYKLDSFTERLQLFTFKKKEEARAFIYEHIQCFREEGSHGIILFLYSLIFSRTIDRIQTDLDCTTTQLLHLRFGNFVCRQALINLLLTGRATPHVFNGTSHCKEQDKPLYGVLTRSNVGYLLWNRDQVNHAQLPLVGSMLKTPKLPIWVCNINGTYSVLFGTNCSLLSDWKMEHLFLLYFYNGQPTQLNTTTLSIDTHSHHWEADSNDSQGDPEKKFPSLEMTIRTKWEGAVIDWNGTVPFF; encoded by the exons AGACCAAGTGAAAAGAAGTCTGATGAGGACGGCGAAGACTCTTCTCATCCGGCATCTCGTCCGCCTTCGACCTCTGCGCAGAGTCATCAGTTTACAGCACCCTACTCCATTCCTCAAGCCCTCGCAGTGTCTGCTAGTCTGGGTGGGCAAGCGATGTCACCAGAGCTGGCGGTG AGTTTAAGAACTGTTTTGTTTGGGAACACCTTCCACATATTCAACTATGAGTGGAAGAAATCATTTTTCAAGTTCCGGGAGCCTTTCTCTGAGATGGCGTATGCTCTGGAAACTGAGAGG GGAGGAGCGTGTGCTGTTCAGATGGTGGTTCAGGCTCATATTATTAAATACTTGCTCTTCAATCGGTCAGCAGAATCAGACTGTACAATTCAGAG TATGATGACTGTAGGAGAGATGGAGCAGAGGAAGGCACTGGCCGCTGCTCTGACTGATATCTTGTGGGCCGCTGGTGAGGAGGAGACAGTCACCGTGTGTTTGGTGACGTCAGAGCGCTGCTTCACGCCACACCTCAACTACAAACTGGACAGCTTCACTGAGAGA TTGCAGCTTTTCACCTTTAAGAAGAAAGAAGAAGCTAGAGCATTCATATATGAGCATATCCAATGT TTCAGGGAAGAAGGAAGCCATGGAATCATACTCTTTCTTTATAGTCTTATCTTCTCCAGGACAATCGACAG GATACAGACAGACTTGGATTGTACCACTACACAACTTTTGCATCTTCGCTTTGGGAATTTTGTTTGTCGACAG GCTTTAATTAACCTGCTGTTGACGGGCCGTGCGACTCCTCATGTCTTCAATGGTACATCCCATTGCAAAGAGCAAGACAAACCTCTCTATGGTGTTCTGACCCGCAGCAATGTCGGATATCTGCTCTGGAACAGGGATCAAGTCAACCACGCACAGCTCCCACTG GTGGGCAGCATGCTGAAAACCCCCAAGCTGCCTATCTGGGTGTGCAACATCAATGGCACCTACAGTGTTTTGTTCGGCACAAACTGTTCACTGCTGTCTGACTGGAAGATGGAGCATCTTTTCCTGCTGTATTTCTACAATGGCCAACCGACTCAGCTCAACACAACAACACTCTCTATAG ATACACATTCCCATCACTGGGAGGCTGACAGTAATGACAGTCAGGGAGACCCAGAGAAAAAGTTCCCATCTCTGGAGATGACCATCCGGACCAAGTGGGAAGGTGCTGTCATTGACTGGAATGGGACGGTGCCTTTTTTCTGA